The Halorussus rarus genome includes the window ACTGATGGCGTCGGCGGACTCCGCACGACCCGCCATCAGGCGACACCTCCATTACAGTCCCCTATCTCTAAATCTAACGTTTTAGAGAGCGTATTTTGAGTTGCTGAAGGCTCTCGCTCCGGAGTATGAGAGCCTTGGTGAAAGGTTAGTGGGACCGCCGAGATTCGAACTCAGGTCCTACCGACCCCATCGGCAGAGGATACCACTACCCTACGGTCCCGCTCACGCGCAATAGCGCGCAACTGGACGAAAGGCCGTCCCCGAGTTAAGCGCTTCGTTTCGCCCTCGGGCGTACCGGTCGCTTCGACTCCGCTCCGCCGTCACTCCGACTCGTCTTCGCCCGCGTCCCACGGGACCACCAGATCCCCGTCGTCGCGGACCGCCATGCTCGCCAGCGCGTCGTTCTCGTAGACCGCGACGCCGGCCATTCGTCCGAGCACGTAGCCGTCGTGGTCGGATTCCACCGTCGCCTTCCGGTCGCCGTGGGGCGTGCAGACCTCGGCAACGACATCGCCTTCGGCCACCACGTCGCCCGCGTCGACGCGGTGACGTGCGATACCCGCCGTGTCTGTGTGGGGGTGGACTGCGCGCTTGACCGGGTAGTCGACCGGCGCCTCGGGGCCGACGGCGTCGGGGTCGGGGTCGCCCGGAAGTACGCCGAGTTCGCGCATGACGTTCCGGACGCCCGCGACGCCCGCCTCGCGGACGTCCTCCTCGACCACTTCGTGGCCGCCGAGCTCCGCCGTGAACGCGGGGATGCCGGCGTTGTTCAGGGCCGCGCCTGCGGTCGAGCGTTGGAGGTTCTGCTCGGTGTACTCCGCGGCGGCGTACTCGTTGACCACCGGCATCCCGAAGGCGTCGACGAGCGATTCGAGGTCCGTCG containing:
- a CDS encoding succinylglutamate desuccinylase/aspartoacylase family protein → MQLGTAESAPGELATGWLDVTDLPTGTAERLPIVIAEGEEDGPTLWITAAIHGNEVTGLAVAQDVMTDKLAEEIRGTVVCVPTLNPAGLRRNSRTSYYDDEDPNRYFPDPDAESARPPSVQQLIDERVYEAFEDSADALVDLHTAHVGSMPFLIRDRVLYGDHRTEDEARELATDLESLVDAFGMPVVNEYAAAEYTEQNLQRSTAGAALNNAGIPAFTAELGGHEVVEEDVREAGVAGVRNVMRELGVLPGDPDPDAVGPEAPVDYPVKRAVHPHTDTAGIARHRVDAGDVVAEGDVVAEVCTPHGDRKATVESDHDGYVLGRMAGVAVYENDALASMAVRDDGDLVVPWDAGEDESE